Sequence from the Syntrophorhabdales bacterium genome:
CGGATACTGCGGTCTCGGCGGCAAAAGGGACTGATGCACCGGTCATGGTGCCGGGAAACTTCGCGGAGCTTGCAGAGAAGGTTCGCGACGGCGTGGTGAACATCCAGGCGTCTAAGACCATCAAAGGCGGCGGTCGCGTCTTCCGCCACTTCTTCGGAGGCCCTTCGGGGAGGCAGAATCCGTTTGAAGATTTCTTCGGCGGCCCCGGGGATGAAGGCTCATCTGAAGGAGTTCCGCAGAAGAGCCTCGGGTCAGGCTTCATTATTGACGGTGAGGGTTACATAGTGACTAACAATCACGTGGTCGAGAACGCAGATGAGATCAAGGTCAAGCTCGCCAGTGGCAAGGAGTTCGAGGCGAAGGTAGTCGGCAGGGACCCCAAGACAGACCTTGCATTGATCAAGATCAAGAGTTCCGAGGCTCTGCATCCTCTCGCCATGGGTAATTCGGACGAGTTGAAGGTTGGGAGCTGGGTCGTCGCGGTCGGCAGTCCTTTTGGATTGGAGCAAACGGTTACCGCAGGTATTGTCAGCGCGAAAGGCAGGACGATCGGCGCAGGCCCCTATGACAATTTCATCCAGACGGATGCATCGATCAATCCCGGGAACTCCGGTGGTCCGCTGATCAACACCAAGGGTGAAGTGATAGGCATCAATACGGCAATCATCGCTTCGGGACAGGGCATCGGTTTTGCGATTCCCGTGAACATGGCTAAGAACGTGGTTCCGCAGTTGAAGGATAAAGGGAAGGTGACAAGGGGATGGCTCGGTGTGAGCATTCAGGAGGTCACGGATGAACTGGCCAAGTCCTTCAACATCAAGGACAAACAGGGAGCTCTCGTTGCAGAGGTATTCAAGGACAGCCCGGCTGAAAAGGCAGGTATCGAGCAGGGCGACGTCATCGTTGAGTTCGATGGAAAGCAGATCAAGGAGTCAAAGGACCTACCGCAGGTGGTTGCCTCTACTCCCATCGGAAAGAGCGTTTCCGTGAAGGTCTCGAGAAATGGAAAGACGATCTCGAAGGAACTGAAAGTTGCAGAAATGGAGGACAAAACAGTTGAACTCGCCAAGGCGCCTGCCGGCAAGAAACTGGGGATCGGTGTGCAGAACATCACCCCTGACATCGCGCAGGCCCTCGGGCTGAAAGAGAGTGCCGGCGTCGTGGTCACGCAGGTTGAACCGGGAAGCCCGGCGGAAAATGCGGGCATACGGCAGGGTGACGTTATCCGTGAAGTGGACCGGAAGCCGGTGAAGGACGTTCGCAGTCTCATGGATCAGATAGCAAAGGCAAAAGACAACGAGAGCATACTACTTCTTGTGCAAAGGGGAGGCAACAAAATGTTTGCGGCGGTCACGCCGAAGTAGGCTACAGAACCACCCCGCAGCAGGCGCCCGGCTGGCCGGGAATGCATCCCCCCTCCCGCGTTTCCCGGTCCGGTTGGGCGCCTGCAATAAAGCAAATCCTGAATTCCAAGCGCCAAATCATAAACAATTTCGAATTTCAAATATTCCAAACGATTTTTTTATTCTATGACCGAACTCGTGGGTTCAGGGATTCTTGACATTAGAACTTGTTTGAAATTTGGACAGTAGATTCCCACGGGCAAGCCGGGTACCCGCGGGATTTTCCACGGGTGTTACTCACATCACGCGTTCTCGCAAACAGTGAATGTATTCACCCATGCTTGAGAGCGTGATTTTGTCGCTCCCGTCAGCGCGAGCGAGGGTAGGGTGGGTTAGGCGGGTTCTGTTTGAAGGGATCGACCAGAACGCCCTCTTTTTCTTCTTCCTTCTTCTCAAAAGACTTCTTCACAAAGAAGAGCAGGGCGTCACGGACGAACGACTCATCGCGAAGACCATCAACAATACCTTTGAAGGCGTCGAACTCCTGCGCGGCGTGGAACAGGTAGGCATAGTCTTGCAGTAGTCGCTTGAGCAAGCGAAGGGCCGACCTGAGCTTGTCGGATACAACAAGGTCATTAACGAACGCCTGGCGCCGTTCTTCGACGACGTGAGGCGGGAGCACAATGGACGAAGGATTGATGGCGCCATCCAGCTCCTTCTTATCGCTTTCCATGCTGTCCCATGCGAGCATGAATGGTTCCACCAGCGGGTCCGAAAGGATTGCTTGCAGACTTCTGGACCTGGTCTCGTCCGGTACCGGCAGGTTGGATATGTCATCCGGTTTCTGGACCGGGCCCTTGAGACCGGCCATGAGGGGCTTGAGACTTCTCAAGTCATCTGCGTGTGAGCCTGAAATGGCGGAAGCCTCCTCCAGCAGAAAACTGGCGTACTTTGGAGCAATGTGCGCAAGTACCATAGGGCGCGTTGCTCTCTCGCGGTAATCCTGCAGGATCGCATCCAGCTGGTTTCGGGGGAGAGGCATAGCGGCCAACTCGATGAGACCTTTTGAAAAGTGGGAAACAGCATGGATGAAGAGGAACTGCTTCTTCTTGATCTCGAAAGCGAGGAGCACCACTCTCGTATCTTCGGGGTCGTAGTTGGAGAGAAAAGCCATCTGTTCCCGCACCGTCTCGACCTTTCTGAGAACAGACTCACCTGAGATCTTCGGCTCTTCCACACGGATCCCCTGAGTCTTGAGCAAGAAGAGCAGCTTCTTTATCGACTTCTGCAGGTCACGCTCGGGCGTGACATCCAGTATCTTGCTGAGGAATAGCGCGACCCGCTCACTTCTTGTGACGCCAATTTTCTCCAGGAGAGTGGTTTTCTCCTGCGGAGTGAGGCTGATGTAGGTATCTACGGCGGCGCCGACGTCACCGCCGCTACGGAGGTATTGAAGAATCTCTTCCATGCGGCATTGTTCCATAGGTACAGGTGGGAAGTCAACAAGGACAAGGCCGAATCTATACGGATGCTGGCGGATACGCACAGCCGGGAATGCGTACGGTGTAGGTTACGCGCGCGTAGGAGAACACTTGAAAGACTAGCGATCAGTGATTATTTTGTATACAAGGGTCATTTCGGGGACACACTTGTAAAGGAGAATGTTATGAGGTGGGATAAGTTTACCATTAAGGGGCAGGAAGCAATAGAAGAGGCCAGAAAGAAGGCGGAACAGCTCGGGCATCAGGCCATCGAAGCCGAGCATTTGCTCTATGCCCTTGTAAGTGATAAAGAGGGGATTGTTGTTTCAGCGCTGGAAAAGCTTGGAGCCAGCCCGGCAGCGATAAAGGGTGAGCTTGAAAAAGAGTTCACCAGAATGCCGAAGGTGTCGGGTGCTGGCCAGGTCTATCTCGGGCCGGGCCTCAACAAGGCAATTGAGATCGCCTTCTCAGAAGCTGAGAGGCTTAAAGACGAGTATGTGAGCCTCGAGCATCTGCTTATCGGAATAGCAGACCTTAATCAGGGAGCCGCAGCCGGCATCTTGAAGAGTCAGGGTGTGACGAAAGACCGGATAT
This genomic interval carries:
- a CDS encoding DegQ family serine endoprotease, with protein sequence MERVNRFEKFLITLVIAGLMTGFGYGVSKAVKTSDTAVSAAKGTDAPVMVPGNFAELAEKVRDGVVNIQASKTIKGGGRVFRHFFGGPSGRQNPFEDFFGGPGDEGSSEGVPQKSLGSGFIIDGEGYIVTNNHVVENADEIKVKLASGKEFEAKVVGRDPKTDLALIKIKSSEALHPLAMGNSDELKVGSWVVAVGSPFGLEQTVTAGIVSAKGRTIGAGPYDNFIQTDASINPGNSGGPLINTKGEVIGINTAIIASGQGIGFAIPVNMAKNVVPQLKDKGKVTRGWLGVSIQEVTDELAKSFNIKDKQGALVAEVFKDSPAEKAGIEQGDVIVEFDGKQIKESKDLPQVVASTPIGKSVSVKVSRNGKTISKELKVAEMEDKTVELAKAPAGKKLGIGVQNITPDIAQALGLKESAGVVVTQVEPGSPAENAGIRQGDVIREVDRKPVKDVRSLMDQIAKAKDNESILLLVQRGGNKMFAAVTPK
- a CDS encoding Clp protease N-terminal domain-containing protein, with the protein product MRWDKFTIKGQEAIEEARKKAEQLGHQAIEAEHLLYALVSDKEGIVVSALEKLGASPAAIKGELEKEFTRMPKVSGAGQVYLGPGLNKAIEIAFSEAERLKDEYVSLEHLLIGIADLNQGAAAGILKSQGVTKDRIYAVLKDIRGSQRITDQAPEEKYQALQKYTRDLTEEARKGKLDPVIGRDEEIRRVMQVLSRRTKNNPVIIGDPGVGKTAIVEGLA